A stretch of DNA from Bos taurus isolate L1 Dominette 01449 registration number 42190680 breed Hereford chromosome 25, ARS-UCD2.0, whole genome shotgun sequence:
TCCCACCGAGCTCCCGGCCTGCTGCTCGCTTGGTCTTCCCGACTCCGGGCCCTGGAGAGCGGCCTCCCCACACCTCTCTGCCCGCCCGCAAGCGAGCTGCCCCTTGGGGTCTGCCAGCTGGGTCTTTGCCTCCTTGTCCTTGCTCCCCAGGCCTACAGGACAAAGGAGATACAGACCAACGCTGAAGAGATCTGAAGGGAAACTTCTAGCCAGAACCTGGCTTCTAACGTGTCCCATTAACAACTACCAATGACCTCTGTGCATTTCACTTGCTCTGACTCTAAAACCAGACATTCCTTTACTTCTTTCCacctgttatggactgaatgtttgggTTCCCTCCAAAATTCACAGGCTGAAGCTCTCAGGCCCCTGGGGCTGctgttaggaggtggggcctttggaccCTAATTAGGTGAGGGTCTGGGGGTGGAGCCCCCAGGATGGGACCACGTCCCAGAAGAGCAGAAGCCAGGGCTGGCTCTCTGCACACAGGGGTCATGTGAGTGGGAGCCCTCGTGATGGATTAACGGCCTTacaaaaaaggaggaagaaacatgagatctctctctccctccctctgccacATGAGGACTGGCAAGAAGGCAACTGCCCGTGAACCAGGAAGAGAGGCCCTCACCAGACAACAAATGTGCCAGCAACTGGATCCGGGACTTCCCAGCCTCCGGAACTGGGAGATATTAAGTGTCTGTTGTTAAAGCCACCCACTTGGTGGTATTTTGTGACAGCAGCCCAAGCTCAGACCATCTTCCTGCCTTCTCACGGAACCATCTGCTAAATTACAATGCCTTCCCTCTTAATTTCCTACTAAGTCACCCTGTGCTTTCCTTCAAAATCTGACTCAATGCCATCCTCTAAGGAACACACCTTGATTTCTCCCCCGCTGTGGGTCTCTACAGCACATGCATTCAATTAGCACTGTTTATTCCACACTTACTTACACATGACCTTGTTACACATGCTATTCTACAGTCGTCGAGATGTTCAGCTTCCCTAGGATCATGAACCTGTTCCAGCAATGTTTCCACATCCTCCCTCAGGTCACTGTCCCTGCTCACACTGTGCCCTCCACCTCAGCCTGGTTTATTGCCCTGGGTCTCTGGGAGCCTGGCACAGGGACTGACTCAGGACAGATGCTTCATGACTCCTGGATGGGCCAGTGAACGCAGCTGTCTGTACCAAGCCACCTCGACATCAGCACATTTATTAGGAATGAAACGCTCTTCCACAGGTCCTTCCTTTGTTTCCTCTTTTACTCTCTCTAAATTAACAGAATAATTGGTTACATAAgatcaagaagaaaaggaaaagaagagaggagagagatacTAGGGAGCAAAGAAgccaagaaaagaggaaaatgacaaGTCACGCTTCAACGGGAAAGTCCTTTCAGGCAAGGccattaaaagagaaaaggaaaaaggacacTTAATGCTTCCTGATTTGACAAAATACAGAGGAGACAGCCAGCATTTCTGATGTCTTACCTGGAGGTGAGACCCCGCAGTCCTGGGGTTCCACATACTCCCCAAAGCAGTCTATCTGGGCTGGGGTTACGTGCCTCCACTCCTCCTCAGGGAAAGCCAGGGCCATGTCTTTAAATGGGCCCAACCCCTGAAACAGCACAGGAGATGGCTAAGGATAAAGAAATAATCCCAAGGCAGGAACAGCTAAAGAGCAGACACACAGGGAGCCACACTCCAGgggagaacagagagagaagatCACTTCTCCCCAAAGAAGAACACTTGTGGCAGGAGGAGAGAGTCTaacttaattgaaaaaaaaaaaaaatgctgatgtCTTTCTTCCTCTACTCTAAATGTCCTTGGAAAACAGAAGCAGGAAACAGCACAGGAACCAGGGTCCCAGATGGCTCCAAAAGGGGACTGGAAGTGCCTCCCTCTAGACAGTTTAATGACAGAGAAGTGATGGACTTGTAGGAGGCACTGTTTTGAGTCTTTGCTGCAGCGACTTTGCTGGTACCCAATAACCACAGCCTCCAACTTCCACTACTCAATCACCTCCACTACATCCTCATATTGGAGGGAGATGGGGGCTGCTATTTATCCCCTCATGTAGAATCAATTTTCCCTCAGAGATAAGCAAACACTTGGGCAGGCCCTGTCTTAAGAACAGGGCCACGTTAAAATGAATGTGCTGCTGTCATGACACAGTAAAGAACATTTGTGGCAGGAGGAGAGAGTCTaacttaactgaaaaaaaaagtgctgatgtctttcttcctctcccctaAATGTCCTTGGTCAACAGAAGCAGGAAACAGCACAGGCACCAAACCTTGCCTAAATACTGCTTTAATGAGATCAAACTTGagtcacttcttttttttctgccaaATGATAACTTTCCTTCTACAAGGAACTCTTCACTTTAAGACTTGATGTCCCTTTCAGAAAGCTGTCACACTAGAaaccccccacctccctgggaACACTGGGCATGCCATGGGAGACACTCACACCATGACAGGACTGCCCACCTGTGCTCTAGGGACCCCCATCTGTGGCAGGCTAAGAAGTGCTAACAAGGCCAAAACTCCTGGTGCAGCCTTTGGAGGGGCCAGAGAGACCATTCCACTTGGCACTGCTGGGCACCCCCACCTCTGAGTCAGCAACACTCCTGCTGACTCGGTGGGGAGGAAGGGGTCCACAGGAAGAGCAGCCACAGACAGATCCATAAAAGCTATCCACAGAGGGCTACTGATCTCCTGGCCGCCCACCACAGCCTAAATCATGCCTGTGGGGTTTCCACCAATAATGGCTTCCTCCTcacaactgggcttcccttgtggctgagaggtaaagaatctgcctgccaatgcaggagacgtgagttcgatccctgggttgggaagatcccctggaggagggtgtggcaacccactccagtattcagtagtcttgtctggaaaattccatggacagaggagcctggtgagctacagctcatggggctgcaaaagagtcggacatgactgagtgactgaataacactACAATTACAAGAGTAATACTGAgttgactgaggaaaaaaagaagaaatcaaagagtaaTACAAATGAGTGAACTGAGCCTCATGCCTAGACCCTAAGGCATAATAGGCTCAATCCAAATTAATAACTGATGATTGATAGTCAAGTGGAGAAAACGAAGCTGTCACATCCATCAGGATGAGAAAGGAAGAATCACTCAACTCTGTGCACAGTGCTCTGCTGTGAGGAGAACTCTTGAGGAAGGTGCGCCTCATTCAAAGCAACCTCGTGATCCCTCAAGGGCAGGCACAGCTCACCTGGGATCCAGCCGTCAGGAAGCTGGCTGCCACCTCCTGGTCTCTGGTGCTCACTGCAGGGAGGCCAGCACCAGCCTGAAGGACTGGCAGAGCTgaacaggaaaggaaaacaggAGCAGGATTAGCACTGTCCTGCAGCAGCTCAGCCACAGGCTCTGCTGCCCGACACACAGAACCCCAGGAACCATAAGGAGCCTCCAGACAGGCCGGGCATGGGTGTACCCAATTCTGTTCTCAGCTGGGAAGAAGGGCCCAACCCACTACACATGGCCCTTCAGGACGGTTCATGCTCCCGAGTCACAGGCTCACAATAATCCCCTTTGAGATTCTGCAACACAGTAAAGTCACCTGTTACTTTCAGGAATTTGGTTTATccacccacttaaaaaaaaaaaaaaaaatccctacatATCAGCTACATATGCCCTGGCGCTCTCCATATTAAGGATgtgaggggaaggagaagaaatgACAAGACAGAGTGATCCCAGATAGCAGAAATTGAGAGATCGAGCTATAGAGAACAACTCCACTGCATCTGTTTCCTACTAAAGTCAAAGAGGAAGTCAGGGAAACGCAAAACTGCGCCCACAGGTGCCTTGGTTTGACCCCTCAGCTGAGGGGTCTATAAGGAAAGGGGAACGTGGGGTACAAAGCAGTTTTCTGCACCCTATCTTCTTACTGCTTGCATCTTACCCTGCTCCTGGAAGGCCTGCGTCCCCTCTCCAGGGTCCTGGCTGAGCTGCTCCTCAGTGCCTCGGTCAAGGTCTTGGATGCCTTCCCCATGGGGCATCCCCCACTCGGGCTTGACCTCCACGGGCCCCAGGTGGACACTTGGTTCCCAGGGGTCTCTGCAAAGCGTTGTCTCCTCCCGCTGTCCCTGCACGTGGCACGGAACCTAAGAAGAGTCCCCAACACCTGTTAGAACGAGGCCTGTGTAAGGCTGTCATGAAAGCCATTCCAGCTGCTGGGGCATGGACAAGCTGGCTCAGCTCTTCCTGAGCACAGCAGtgaaaaggtgaaaaggaagCTAAACTGCCTTCATCAGGCTCTGAGATCAGATACTTGTCTGTATCCATGCCATTTGACAGGAGTCCCTTCAGCTCACCTCAGTATTGATCACATTCCACCATGAACAACATCATAGAGAGATAGTATCATTTCATTGAGAACTTTAGCCCAAAACACGCATTAGGAAAAAACATTCCTCAGTTAAAGAtgctgaaaacaaaaaatataaggCCTAAAGTGTACAGTGAATTAGTGAGGAAAAAAATTGTTCTACAAATAGCAAGGAAAACCAAAACCCACAAAAACAGGCCCTTCCTGGTCCACTTTTAAGCTCCTactaaagacaaaacaaaacaactctctTAGACAACACAAGAAGTCAGGGTGACTGCTGTGGGAAAGGGGAGGATAAACTGAAGGAAGGTTGTTACCTGCAAGCAAAACAGTAATGTTCGGTCCTGTCCTCTCTTTCCTAGACAGCCAGCAGGAAACTGTAccagagagggacagagacaTGACCAGAGTCCCAGGGAAGCCTCTGAGGTGCAAGTCACTCATTATGTGATCATCTGAGCCAACATCCCAAATGTGGAAATGGCACTGCTACAGACAGCGCTCCTGAGAAAAACTGTTCACCAAGAAGAATTCCCTGCAAGCCCACATACGTCTCCACCCAAAGAGGAAGGAGACCCCTGGGCCTTTGAAATCCATCCTAActgccttccttttctttcatttttgaccataccacacagcatgtgggatcttagctccctaaccagggctTGAATccagtgccccctgcattagaagccaGTGCTAACCACTGGGAGGTCCACCACTGCCTTCCTGGACGCAAGGCTCACAAAGGAAATATGGCCAAGGCCCTGCCCTGATGACCAGAAAAGCAGCCACCAGCCCTTCCACTGGCCCTGCGTCTTCCGTGGAAATGGCTTTCCTTGCTGAAAACTCCTCTACCCTCCAAAAAGTACTTCTAGTGGCCCGGAAGCAGAGAAAGGAGACTCTGCATGCACATCACCCACTCCCACTGCTTCATCAAACCtctagattctttaccgcttccGTTCCAATCAACAAAGCATGACCCAGAACCCCCTTCTCACCCACCGCCTTGGCTTCCAGGGCTCTCTGCGTGAAGTCCTCCACCATGGCCACTAGGGCCTTGCCGCTCTCGGGGCCGTGCTCCCAAATCCAGGCGTAGAACTCCCGTGGCAGGATGGTCAGGAACTGCTCCAGCACTAGCAGCTCCAGGATCTGCTCCTTGGTATGCAGCTCGGGCCGCAGCCACTGGCGACAGAGCTCCTGGAGCTCCCTGAGG
This window harbors:
- the ZSCAN25 gene encoding zinc finger and SCAN domain-containing protein 25: MLVERPGMAEEPQQQMGGHVVKLEKELPWGRTREDPSPETFRLRFRQFRYQEAAGPQEALRELQELCRQWLRPELHTKEQILELLVLEQFLTILPREFYAWIWEHGPESGKALVAMVEDFTQRALEAKAVGEKGVLGHALLIGTEAVKNLEV